DNA sequence from the Maribacter dokdonensis DSW-8 genome:
ACGGCTTCATCTGCAGTATAGTTATAGAAAGGAGGCTGTAAAATTGCTGCAGGAAAAACAATCTCGTTATTCAGCGGATTAAAATATGCATTTACCGTCTGTGGAGACATTCCCCATTCCGTTTTATCCACTGGCTCACCAATTTCTGAGTAGTTCTTTAATTCTCCCCATTTATTAACAGCGGTCATATTCTCAAAATAAGACTTATCGGCAGAAACTTCCATTGTAGAATAATCTTCCCATTTATCTGGGTAAGCAATCTTAACGGTGAATTTATCCAACTTTTCTATAGCCTTTGTTTTTGTAGAATCGCTCATCCAATCCAAAACAGCAATACGCTCTTTGAAAGCATCGATCACGTTGGCTATCATTAACTCTGCCTTCGCTTTTGCTTCTGGCGGAAATTTAGCATCCACGTACAACTGACCCAAAGCTTCACCAACAGTACCATTTACGGTTGCCAATGCACGCTCATCTGCTGGGCGTTGTTCCTTAGCCCCTCTTAGGTATTTGCTATAAAATTCCCAATTGGCGGTTTCAATTTCGGTCGTCAATTTACCGGCTGCGCTGTTGAACGTATCCCATCTAATCAATGTCTTAATATCTTCAATAGGTGTTGTTTTCAAAAACTTGTCCAAAGCTTCGGTATACCTCAACTGGGTTACCAAAAGGGTATCGAATTTTTTGGTGATTCCTAAATCGGAAATCATCTTTTTCATATCAATTGTCGACATCATCTCGTCAACTTCAGCAACAGTTCTTAGATTATTGTAGTTTCTAGCATCTCTACGCTCTACTTTATTTAAGCGAGGTTCTGCCAATTGTGTCTCCAATGCTAAGATCTTATCCGCTGCTTTATTAGCATCTGCTTCAGAGTCACCCAATTTCTGCAACATTTTAGAAACGTGTTTTTTGTACTCTTCACGAATTTCAATAGATTTTTCATCTTCCTCCAAATAGAAATCACGATCCGGCAACCCTAATCCATTAGCTCCTAAATAAACGGCATTCATGCTACTATTATTTAAATCTGCACCAGCGCCAATATTAAGGAAAGGAGAAGACACCGCGGCATTGGTAGCCAAAACGGTCTGTAGATCTTTTAGATTTTTTATCGATTCAATTTCCTTAAAAGCAGGTTCCAAAGGAGAAATACCTGCCTTGTTTCTGGCTGCGGTATCCAACTTTGTATCAAAAATGGCCAAAGCCTTAGCTTGATCGGTATCTGCAGCGTAGTTACCACTCTCTTTAGCTATAGCCAATATTTTCAACACATCGTCATCTGTAGATTTACGAAGTACACTGAAGCCTCCCCAACTTGTTCTATCATCAGGAATTTCAGTAAACTTCATCCAATTTCCGTTGACGTAATTATAGAAATCTGATTTAGGGTTTTGGGTAGTATCCATATTGGCAAGAACAATACCAGGAATTTTTTCTGCCTCTGCAGTTGGTTTAGCCTCTTCTTTACAAGAAGCCAATGCTACCAGACCGGCAGCAAATAAATAAACTTTTTTCATTTTGTGAGTTAGTTTTTAAACGTGTCGATGTATAAGACGTACGTTTTGAGTTTTGTTACAAAAATAACACGATTTTATTTTTACATAGAAATAATAACTACCAATTCACAACATTAACATTTGACTTCTAGCAATTTATCTTGAAGAAAAAAGCATTAAAAATTACGAGCAAATCTTCTTAACTAACTGAAAACACCACTTTACTCATTAGGTGTTTTATAAGAACACCCTTAAACATACTTTAGAAGTATAATTAAAACAACCGCATTATGAAAAGCACATTAACAATTACCGTAAAAGAACCCTGCAAAGAAAAATTTAGTAATTTTAGTACAACTGAAAAAGGAGGCTTTTGCCAAAGCTGTGAAAAAGAAGTTATAGACTTCACCAAGTTTTCAGATAAAGAACTTGTACGTTACCTAAGTACTGGAAAAAAGAAAACTTGTGGAATGTTCAAAGCCTCTCAACTGAAAACCTATGAAACCAATTCTTTACACGTTATGAACAGTTCAATGATACATAAAGGCATAGCTATGATGGGTTTTTCATTATTAGCTCTTTGCGCAACAGAAGTTAAAGGTCAAGAATCTGCGAGTATTCAGTCCCCAACAGAAGTGGTTTCCACAGATATAATGGGCGATATTTCATACGTTGAGACAATACAAGAAAAACATACAGTGACCGGTACCATAGTAGATGAAGCCAATGAGCCGTTACCGGGTGTAAATGTTGTTCTAAAGGGTACAGCAATTGGTACACAAACAGATTTTGATGGTAATTTTGAATTTCCGCAACAGCTGGTGGAGAATGATGTATTGGTCTTTAGTTTTATTGGTTACGAAACCAAAACTTACAAAGTAAAGGCTAATGAAAACGCTAATATTAATCTGAACATATCTTTTGACACTTATGATGTTGAACTAATGGGCGAAGTGGTTATAGGCGGTGCATATTCCAGCAAAAGAAATATTTTTCAGAAAATTGGAGATATCTTCAGAAAATGAGAATTAGCCAATTGCTATTCATGTTGCTATGCACTATAACGAGCATTGCCCAACGATCGGATTTTCAGGAAATCGATTTTACTAAAGCCGATAGTATTGCGTTGAAATACAAAGGTGCAAGCCTAAAAAACATTCCTGTACTTACCCACAATCTAACCTCTTCTTTACAAACCGATGTAGAAAAGATCAGGGCAATCTATACGTGGATAGGAACCAATATTGAAAATGATTATTCGTCATACCTAAAAATAAGCCACAAAAGAAAAAGGCTTGCTAAAGACAGGCAAGCCTTTCTAAATTGGAACACTGGTATTACACCAAAAATATTCAAAGCCTTATTGGAACATAAAAAAACTGCCTGTACAGGTTACGCTTATTTGGTTAAGGAAATGACGAACCTGGCAGGATTTGAATGTGATATTATTGATGGCTACGGACGAACCCCTACCTTACTTTTAGAAGAAGATAGCGCCCCTAATCATTCATGGAATAGGATAAAAGTGAATAATAAATGGTATTGGTGCGATGCAACTTGGTCAGCAGGGGAAACTATTATTCTTAACGGTGAACCTATGTTTAACCCAGATTACTTTGATGGATATTTTTTTGCGGAACCAGAATTATTCTCTAAAAACCATTTCCCTATAAATACAGCTAAGAAAGACACTATAAATACTGAAACGTTCAAATCATTTATAAAAGCACCAGTTGTGTATAAAGAAACTTTTATAGAGCCCATAATTTCAATTGCACCAAAGAACATGCATAACCAAATTACCAAGGGAACCAGTGTATCGTTCAAATTGAAAGTCCCCGATGATTTCAATGAAAATATACATCTTCTGTTAAATAAAGGAGGTGGTCAAAAAGTTATAGAACCCACCATTACCAAAGAGGAACGCGAAATCATTTTACAACATACGTTTGATAAAAAAGGAAGCTATGATGTACATATATCTACCAAAGACTATCTTGTAGCAACCTATGTAATCAAAGTAAAATAAAGCACCTTAGGGCAAGCCCATGAGGCAATCAAAGAAAACAAGCTTTTAAATTTGAGCCAAGCCTAGGGGTATTATACCCTTTGGCGACGCCAATAAAATTACTCCGGTGGATACTTACTAAATATCTTATCTACTACCGCTTGTAATTTTTCTGATTTTTCTTGAGGCGAATCCCCCTCACGAAACGGACTTTCACTTATTGCCTGCCAAATAAGAATATCCTTGTTCGCATCAACAAAATCAATTTGCAGTTCGCGGGTAAGTTTAGGTCCACCTACGGGTATGCCAATGGAAACACCACCACCTACTCTACCGCCTCCGCCACCAAGGCCTACACCAACGTTGTTCCCAGATTGAGATCTAAAAACACTACTTTTAATATTGATAAAAACATCTGGCTCTTCCGCAAACATGTAACCTTTTTCACCGAGAGTGGCATCTAGGGCATCCATGAGTCTTTTTTCGTCCAATTCGCTTAAGCCGGTTTCCATATCACCAAAGTAGTTATAAGTAGAATAGGAAGAAAAATCGGTTTGGCTATCATAATCATAATTAACCCTTGCCACACCGCAAGAAGTCAAAACAACCAATAAAGCACCAATTAAAATTGTTCTCATAACAAGGTATTTTCTTAAAATTAAAGAAATTAAAAGATTATTATGTGATTTCACACATGTATTCGATTAAATGTGCTTTCTAAAAATATAACCGTTCTAGTACTCTATTCCAAAACCGCTATTCGTCTTCCTTTTTATCTACAGATTTAGTTAAGGCTGAAGAAATAATTCCCGTTGGAATAGCTACGATACCTAGACCGATCATAAGAATAAAAAATGTAAATACCTTACCTCCAACTGTAACAGGGTAAACATCTCCATATCCCACGGTTGTAAGAGTTATAATTGCCCACCAAAGACTGTCAAAAATTGAGGAAAAATTTTCTGGTTGCACTTCATTTTCAAAATAGTAAATACCAACAGCAGAAAAATAAATCAAAATCAACGTAACTATTAGGAAAAGCAATATTTCTTCTTTTGCCAATGCTATAGCTTTTGTAAAGTGTTTGATAGCTCTATTGTATCGCATCAACTTTAAAATACGGAATAATCTTAAAAACCTAAGTGCTCTTAACGATCTTAAATCAATACCCAACGCTAAATAAAACGGGAGTATGGCCAAAAAATCAATAACGCCATAAAAACTGAATACAAAGTTTAATTTATGATCGGCCACATAAATTCTCAGTAAATATTCTATTGAAAAGATTATTACACAAAAAACTTCTATTGCTCTTAACACTTTCCGGGTAGTTACATCTAAATCCGGAATGGTTTCATAAGAAAAAGAGATAATGGAAATAAAAATCAAAGCCTGAATAAAATAGGCAAACACCCTACTTTTTCTATTATCATTAATTTCAACAATATTTTTTAGATACTGTTTCATCAATAATTATTCTGCGTTAAGCATAGCCCAAAGTTTATCTTTTAATTCCACTATACCCATTTGGGCAACTGAAGATATGAACATAAAAGGTGTATCGCCAAACTCGGTATTGAGCTCTGCCTTCATTTCGCTCATTAATTCATCGTCCAACATATCACTTTTAGAAATACAGATAAGTCGCTCCTTATCTAACAATTCTGGATTATAGCGGCGCAATTCATCCAACAAAATTTCATATTCCTTACTGATATCTTTACTGTCTGCAGGAATTAAAAACAATAAATTAGCATTACGTTCTATATGTCTTAAAAAATAATGGCCCAAACCTTTACCTTCTGCGGCACCTTCAATAATACCAGGAATATCTGCCATTACAAAACTTTTAAAATCACGGTACTCCACTATACCCAAGTTTGGTTTTAAGGTTGTAAACTCATAGTCTGCAATTTTTGGTTTTGCAGAGGTAATTACAGATAATAAAGTTGATTTCCCCGCATTTGGAAAACCTACCAAACCAACATCTGCCAATACCTTAAGCTCAAGTAAAAATTCGCCTTCTAAACCATCTACACCTGGCTGTGCATATCTTGGTGTTTGGTTGGTGGCCGTTCTAAAGTGCCAGTTACCTCTACCGCCCATACCACCTTCCAAAAGTATTTTTTCTTCGCCATGTTCCGTAATCTCAAAAAGGATTTCTTTGGTTTCAAAATCCTTTATTACAGTACCTAACGGCACATCTAAATAAACATCTTCCCCATCTGCACCGGTACTTCTGCTCTTACTACCATGTGCCCCATGACCTGCCTTAAAATGCTTTTTGTATTTAAAATTCACCAATGTCCAAAGGTTTTCATTACCGCGAACAATAATGTGACCTCCACGACCACCATCACCACCATCTGGACCACCTTTGGTAATAAATTTTTCACGGTGCAAATGCACAGATCCCTTGCCTCCTTTACCAGAAGCCAAACTTACCTTAACATAGTCTACAAAATTACCTTCGGTCATTAGTATCTTTTCAGTTCAAAATCCTTGCCGATTACATTAAGACAAGATTCTTATTATTTTATATCCTCTATCACTTTGGTTAAACGTTCGGTAATTTCTGCAATTGAACCTATTCCGTTTACACTATGAAATTTACCCTGCGCTTCATAAAACTCTTTTACAGGCGTGGTTTTTTCGTTGTATTCATCAAAACGATTTCTAATCTTGGTAACATCTTGATCATCACTACGACCGCTTACTTTACCCCTTTCCAAAAGGCGCTCTATTAAAATTTCATCATTTGCCTCTAAAGCAATAGTAGCGTTAATGCCCATATCTTTAGACTCTAAGAAATTATCAAGTGCTTCGGCCTGTGCAGCAGTTCTTGGGAAACCGTCAAAAATAAAACCATCGGCATCTGGGTTTTTCTCCACTTCGTCCTGTAGCATTTTAATAGTAACCTCATCTGGCACCAACTCACCTTTATCAATATATGATTTGGCCAAAGTACCTAACTCCGTTCCATTTTTGATATTGAATCTAAATACATCTCCAGTAGAGATGTGCTTTAAATTGTATTTTTCCTTTAAGAATTGTGCTTGTGTGCCCTTGCCGGCTCCTGGCTTACCAAAGAGTACAAGATTGATCA
Encoded proteins:
- a CDS encoding M13 family metallopeptidase — its product is MKKVYLFAAGLVALASCKEEAKPTAEAEKIPGIVLANMDTTQNPKSDFYNYVNGNWMKFTEIPDDRTSWGGFSVLRKSTDDDVLKILAIAKESGNYAADTDQAKALAIFDTKLDTAARNKAGISPLEPAFKEIESIKNLKDLQTVLATNAAVSSPFLNIGAGADLNNSSMNAVYLGANGLGLPDRDFYLEEDEKSIEIREEYKKHVSKMLQKLGDSEADANKAADKILALETQLAEPRLNKVERRDARNYNNLRTVAEVDEMMSTIDMKKMISDLGITKKFDTLLVTQLRYTEALDKFLKTTPIEDIKTLIRWDTFNSAAGKLTTEIETANWEFYSKYLRGAKEQRPADERALATVNGTVGEALGQLYVDAKFPPEAKAKAELMIANVIDAFKERIAVLDWMSDSTKTKAIEKLDKFTVKIAYPDKWEDYSTMEVSADKSYFENMTAVNKWGELKNYSEIGEPVDKTEWGMSPQTVNAYFNPLNNEIVFPAAILQPPFYNYTADEAVNYGGIGAVIGHEISHAFDDSGSRFDADGNLKNWWTEADLAAFTERADALAVQYDSVMVLPDVYVNGKFTLGENIGDLGGLLGAYDGLQKYYAENGRPEDIDGFTAEQRFFMSWATVWRTKSRDEALRTQIKTDPHSPGLVRATQPLLNIQAFYDAFDIKEGDDMYLAPEKRVSIW
- a CDS encoding carboxypeptidase-like regulatory domain-containing protein, with the translated sequence MKSTLTITVKEPCKEKFSNFSTTEKGGFCQSCEKEVIDFTKFSDKELVRYLSTGKKKTCGMFKASQLKTYETNSLHVMNSSMIHKGIAMMGFSLLALCATEVKGQESASIQSPTEVVSTDIMGDISYVETIQEKHTVTGTIVDEANEPLPGVNVVLKGTAIGTQTDFDGNFEFPQQLVENDVLVFSFIGYETKTYKVKANENANINLNISFDTYDVELMGEVVIGGAYSSKRNIFQKIGDIFRK
- a CDS encoding transglutaminase domain-containing protein, whose product is MRISQLLFMLLCTITSIAQRSDFQEIDFTKADSIALKYKGASLKNIPVLTHNLTSSLQTDVEKIRAIYTWIGTNIENDYSSYLKISHKRKRLAKDRQAFLNWNTGITPKIFKALLEHKKTACTGYAYLVKEMTNLAGFECDIIDGYGRTPTLLLEEDSAPNHSWNRIKVNNKWYWCDATWSAGETIILNGEPMFNPDYFDGYFFAEPELFSKNHFPINTAKKDTINTETFKSFIKAPVVYKETFIEPIISIAPKNMHNQITKGTSVSFKLKVPDDFNENIHLLLNKGGGQKVIEPTITKEEREIILQHTFDKKGSYDVHISTKDYLVATYVIKVK
- a CDS encoding DUF4136 domain-containing protein: MRTILIGALLVVLTSCGVARVNYDYDSQTDFSSYSTYNYFGDMETGLSELDEKRLMDALDATLGEKGYMFAEEPDVFINIKSSVFRSQSGNNVGVGLGGGGGRVGGGVSIGIPVGGPKLTRELQIDFVDANKDILIWQAISESPFREGDSPQEKSEKLQAVVDKIFSKYPPE
- a CDS encoding ion transporter, with the translated sequence MKQYLKNIVEINDNRKSRVFAYFIQALIFISIISFSYETIPDLDVTTRKVLRAIEVFCVIIFSIEYLLRIYVADHKLNFVFSFYGVIDFLAILPFYLALGIDLRSLRALRFLRLFRILKLMRYNRAIKHFTKAIALAKEEILLFLIVTLILIYFSAVGIYYFENEVQPENFSSIFDSLWWAIITLTTVGYGDVYPVTVGGKVFTFFILMIGLGIVAIPTGIISSALTKSVDKKEDE
- the obgE gene encoding GTPase ObgE, whose protein sequence is MTEGNFVDYVKVSLASGKGGKGSVHLHREKFITKGGPDGGDGGRGGHIIVRGNENLWTLVNFKYKKHFKAGHGAHGSKSRSTGADGEDVYLDVPLGTVIKDFETKEILFEITEHGEEKILLEGGMGGRGNWHFRTATNQTPRYAQPGVDGLEGEFLLELKVLADVGLVGFPNAGKSTLLSVITSAKPKIADYEFTTLKPNLGIVEYRDFKSFVMADIPGIIEGAAEGKGLGHYFLRHIERNANLLFLIPADSKDISKEYEILLDELRRYNPELLDKERLICISKSDMLDDELMSEMKAELNTEFGDTPFMFISSVAQMGIVELKDKLWAMLNAE
- a CDS encoding adenylate kinase gives rise to the protein MIQIHDKFFKPFLSESEILQAVKSVADQIAADYKDEVPIFVGVLNGSFMFVSDLLKAYEHPCEVSFVRLSSYQGLTSTGIVETLLDVPDNIEGRSVIILEDIIDTGRTLQQLVHLFSKTKVKEFKIASLFYKPDVYKGEYAIDYFGLAIPDSFIVGYGLDYNEQGRNLKEVYQLNQKHMINLVLFGKPGAGKGTQAQFLKEKYNLKHISTGDVFRFNIKNGTELGTLAKSYIDKGELVPDEVTIKMLQDEVEKNPDADGFIFDGFPRTAAQAEALDNFLESKDMGINATIALEANDEILIERLLERGKVSGRSDDQDVTKIRNRFDEYNEKTTPVKEFYEAQGKFHSVNGIGSIAEITERLTKVIEDIK